One segment of Candidatus Campbellbacteria bacterium DNA contains the following:
- the ybeY gene encoding rRNA maturation RNase YbeY, producing the protein MNESFSLINTTKKNVPRLPVGLFYRELMPKKYKLSIVYVGKAKSQELNKKYRKIARPTNILSFPLSSDEGEIIICLPKAIEEAKDTGNAIREYVGFLILHGILHLKGFKHGSTMEKMEDKLMKKYFNKTKIKI; encoded by the coding sequence GTGAACGAATCATTTTCTCTAATAAACACGACCAAGAAAAATGTTCCGCGCTTGCCAGTCGGTTTGTTTTATAGAGAATTGATGCCGAAGAAATACAAGCTGAGTATAGTGTATGTGGGAAAAGCAAAGTCACAAGAGCTGAACAAAAAATACAGAAAAATCGCAAGGCCAACAAATATACTCAGTTTTCCTCTTTCATCTGATGAGGGCGAAATCATTATATGTCTCCCAAAAGCCATTGAAGAAGCGAAAGATACGGGAAATGCGATAAGAGAATATGTGGGTTTCCTTATATTACACGGAATTTTACATTTGAAAGGTTTCAAACATGGTAGTACAATGGAGAAAATGGAAGATAAATTGATGAAAAAATATTTTAACAAAACAAAGATAAAAATATGA